Within the uncultured Draconibacterium sp. genome, the region ATCAATAGATGTTTATCTGGATGAGTTAAACACTCCTCCATTGTCGCACAAAAACGTAAAACTGGTATCGAAAGGTTTTCATTCAGCAGTTACAATCCAGGATTTTCCGATACGTAAGAAAGCTGTTTTTCTTCATGTGAGAAGGCGTAAATGGAAAGAAGAACGTACCGGGAAAATCATCAGCAACAATTGGGAAACAGCAGCAAAGGGAACGCGTTATACAAAGGATTTCGCGTCTTTTTTAAAAGGATTATTTGGACAATTACCCGATCAGCAGTAACAGCCTGGATAAGTTTTTTCACATCAATGGAGAACAGTTTGGACAGCAATACAAAGAGCACCTTAGCAATTACAATAACTGGCCAATGCGGCCTCATGCCGATGACTGGATGGTTTTCGCGCAGAATATTGGCAGCTATTTAAGCATTGATGAAACTTCGTTATCGAACGGCGAGCTTTACACGATTCTTACCAATAAAGCGGCTAAGGGTAAAAAAGGTGTACTGGTAGCTATGATCAAAGGAACCAGGGCTGAAGATGTAGTCGAAGCTTTAAAAATCATTCCTCTCAGTGAGCGTCGTAAAGTCAGGGAAATAACCCTTGATATGGCCGGTTCGATGGGACAAATTGCCAGGCAATGCTTTCCAAAAGCAACACGTGTTATTGATCGTTTTCATGTGCAAAAGCTTGCACTCGATGCCCTGCAGGAGATACGCATAAAACACAGGTGGGACGCCATTGACCAAGAAACAAATGCTAAAGAGAATGCTAAATGGGACAAGAAAATTTACACCCTGTTTCGCTTTGATAATGGCGATACAAAAAAACAATTACTGGCACGCAGCAGGTATCTTTTGTTTAAATCAGCCGACAAATGGAGTCAGTCTCAAAAACAAAGAGCCAAAATTCTTTTTGCACAATACCCCGATATTAAAAAAGCATTTGACCTAACACACGATTTAAGGATCATTTTCGCAAAAACAAAAGAGAAGGCGGTGGCGTACACAAAACTGGCACACTGGTATAATAAAGTCGCAGACTCCGGGTTTCGCTCGTTTAACACAATATCGGCTACTATTTACACCCATTACAAGGAAATACTCAACTTCTTTGACCGGCGAAACACCAATGCTTCAGCAGAATCTTTCAATGCTAAACTGAAAGCTTTTAGAGCAGCATTGAGAGGCGTAAGTGACATGAAATATTTTCTGTTTAGAGTAGCAAAAATTTATGCCTGAAAAAGCAAATCCACCGGATTTTCAATGTGATCCGATCCGTGATCCGCTTCTTTTGCCTGATTTTTTCATCATAAAAAAAGCCCGCAGTAAAACTACAGGCTTTCGTGGTTGACCCACCAGGGCTCGAACCTGGACTCTTCTGAACCAAAATCAGACGTGTTGCCAATTACACCATGGGTCAGTCCTTATTGTGTCTTTTCGTTAAAGACGGTGCAAAAGTATAAAAAAATTTTATTCTGCAATATCTGGGTAAAAAAAAAATCCTCCTTTCGAAAAAAAGGTGAAATGCTTTTTGAGAATTATGTTCGCAGCATTCATGTTTAAAAGCTTATATTTGCCTTTGTTCAAAATTAAATGCAGATCATGCAACACACAAAATTAATCAATAACACTCTTGGTTGGCTTGTTTTTATCGTCGCTTGTATAACTTATTTTGCAACGCTTGAACCTACAGTAAGCTGGTGGGATTGTGGCGAGTTTATTACAAGTGCTTTTAAATTGGAAGTTGGTCACCCGCCGGGTGCACCTACGTTTATGATTTTGGGACGGATACTTACGCTGTTTGCTCCCGATGCCACCAAGGCCGCTGTTATGGTTAATTCCCTGTCGGCTATTGCAAGTGCCGCAACAATTATGTTTTTGTACTGGACGATCGTACATCTTGCCAAAAAACTTTTTCCGGAGGATAAACTAAGTGCCGGCGAACAGATTGCAGTGTGGGGAAGTGGTTTGGTTGGTGCTTTGGCTTTTACTTTTACTGATTCGTTTTGGTTTTCGGCAGTAGAAGGCGAGGTTTATGCACTGTCGTCGTTGTTTACGGCCATGGTATTTTGGGCCATCTTGAAATGGGAAAATGTGGCGCACGAAAAATATGCAAACCGCTGGTTGGTTCTCATTGCATATTTGATGGGCTTATCAATTGGCGTTCACCTGTTGAACCTGTTGGCTATTCCGGCCATCGGAATGGTTTATTATTTCAAAAAATACGAATTCTCATGGAAAGGAGTGATCTATGCCTTGGCAGCGTCGATGGGTATTCTGCTGGGTATTCAATATGGAATTATTCCGGGAGTGCCACGTGTTGCTTTTGTTTTCGATCGCATTTTTGTTAATGCATTCGGACTGCCGTTTAACTCGGGAATATTGTTTATGGGCGCCTTGTTGGTAGCTGGGTCCGTTTGGGGAATCAATTACACCCGGAAAAGAAACAAGGTAGTGCTGAACACGGCACTTACAATGGTTATTGTAATTCTGATTGGATATTCATCGTTTGCGCTGATTGTTATTCGGGCGTCGGCCAATCCGCCAATGAACCAGAATAGTCCGGATAATGCTTTTGCGCTGGTTCGTTACCTGAACCGCGAGCAGTATGGCGACCGCCCGCTGGCAAAAGGACCGTATTACAATGCCCCGCGTATTGGAACCAAAGATCCAAAAGAGCAATACAATAAAGTTAACGGGAAATATGAAATTACCGGGACAATGCCGGGTGGTTCGGTTTACGAGCCAAAAATGGAGACTTTTTTCCCGCGGATGTACAGCGACAAAGCAAACCATATTCAGGCTTATAAAGACTGGGGAAAAGTTAAAGGAACGCCGGTAAGGGTGCGCGAGCGGGGCGAAGTTAAAACCCTGCAAAAGCCAACTTTTGGCGAAAACCTACGCTTCTTTTTTAGTTACCAGGTTGGGCATATGTACATGCGCTATTTTATGTGGAACTTTGTGGGCCGGCAAAACGATATACAAGGTCACGGAAGTTTCGAAAATGGAAACTGGGTAAGCGGTATTTCGTTTATCGATGAGCCCAAAACAGGGCCGCGCGATAATATGCCCGAGTGGATGAAAAACGATCCGAGTAGAAATGTATATTACTTTTTACCGCTGTTGTTGGGACTTCTGGGCTTATTCTTTCAGTATAACCAGGGCAAAAGAGGAAAAGAAACTTTTGCAGTTACCATGCTGCTGTTTATACTCACCGGAATTGCGATTGTGGTTTACCTGAACCAGTATCCGTACCAACCTCGCGAACGTGATTATGCTTATGCAGGCTCGTTTTATGCTTTTGCCATTTGGATTGGACTGGGCGTACTGGCCGTTTATACCGGGTTAAAGAAAGTGCTGAAAGGAGCGCCGGGAGCCGTGCTGGCTACTGTAATTTCGGTGGTTGCCGTGCCGTGCGTGCTGGCGTCTCAAAACTGGGATGATCACGACCGCTCGGGAAAATACATGACCCGCGATTATGCCAAAAACTACCTCGAGTCGTGTGCGCCAAATGCTATCCTGTTTACCTATGGCGATAACGATACTTTTCCGCTGTGGTATGTGCAGGAAGTGGAAGGTGTGCGTCGGGATGTTAAAATCGTAAACATCAGTTATTTAGGAATGGACTGCTACATCAATCAGCAGCAGTTTAAAACATACGATGCCGATCCGGTTCCATTTACTTTCACAAAAGATAAATACTACATGGGGCGCATGGATGCCGTTCTTTTTCAGGACCGGATAAAAGGATCGGTGGAGTTGAGCGAAGCCATGGAGTTTTTAGGCAGCGACGATGTGCGTACCAAGGTGCAAGTTACCAGCGGAGCAATGTTGGATTACCTGCCGTCGCGCGATTTCCATATTACGGTTGATAAGCAGAAAGCTCTGGATTCGGGAACTGTAAAATCCGAAGATGCCGATCTTATTGCCGACAGAGTGAGCTTTAAGATTTCCGATAATATGATCACAAAAAGTGAAATGGCTGTGTTGAATATGATTGCTGCCAACAACTGGGAGCGCCCGATCTATATTGATCATAGTTTGGTGTTTACCGGAAATATTCACTTCCTCGACTGGCTGCAATTTGAAGGACTTGCTTATCGGTTTGTACCGATACGGACGCCAAAACAAGGGATAACTGCCGGAAGAATCGATACCGATATTCTTTACGATAATGTGATGAATAAATTTGTTTGGGGAAATGTAAACGATCCGGATATTCATATGGATGAGTACAACCGCAAACAGATAAACATTATGCAGGCGCGCTATATGTTTACACGTTTGTCGCAAGCCTTATTAGCAAAAGGAGAAAAGGAAAAGGCCATTGAGGTGGCTGATAAAATGTTCGAGCTTTTCCCGAACGAGAAAATGCCCCTCGATTACAGTTCGTTTCAAATGGCTGGGCAGTATTATGGTGCCGGAGCCATAGAAAAAGGAAATGAGAAAGTTCGCATTATGGCTGATAACTGTTTTGCTATGCTTGATTATTTTGCTTCGTTGCCCAACAATCTTGCTGCAGCGATACAAGGCGAGCAAAACCGTCAGATCTCGCATTTACGAAACCTGGTGATACTTACACGAAACTACAATCAGGATGAGTTGAATGCTGAACTGGATGCCAAATTGCAGGAATTGATTGCAAAGTTCCAGAATAAAGCCGGTGCTTAACCTCCGTTTTGTTGAATTTGCCGAAATAGTTTTGTAGCCAGTTTTTTACCCCGCGACCGAATACCGGCAGTAGGATGGTATTCCATTTCCTGCTCGATTAATTGCAGAACTTCTGGTTTTAAGTCAGGTTCCATTTCCGAAATGTTATAAAGAATTTGCATGGCATGCACGCGAACTGCCACGGCCTCACTGCCCGAGGTAAATGTTTCAATGCAATAATCAAACAGAAAACCAATGTGCTCATCGCTTATTTTATTCATGCTGATAAGCTTTAGCCAGTGACGGCGTTTGCTGGCATTCTTTTCTATTTTCAGTTGCTCAATCAGTGCCGGAAGATAAGGCTGCAAGAGCTCCGGCTTTTCGTCATGAATTTTATCGACAAGGTAGGCTGCACGCCAGCTTCTTTGCCGGGTGTCGTTAAGGGCAAGTTGAATGAGTGTATTAAACTGCGTCGGGTCGTTTAGCATTGATGCGGCCACAATTTCAATGTTTTCCCAGGCGTCGAGATGTTCGAAAAGTTCTTGTTCTGTCATCGGTGGTTGATTTCATAACGAGCAGAAAAGATAGAAAATAATTCGCAAGTTTCTATTTTTACCGAATGATTCAAGTTACCTGTGCCATAATAATCGATCGAGGGAAAATTCTTGTTGCTCAAAATAACGAAAACTCTGATCATCCTTTTAAGTGGGAATTTCCCGGAGGAAAAGTAAAATCCGGCGAAACCGAAAAAGAGTGTATCGTTCGAGAAATAGAGGAAGAATTAAATCTGACTATTGAAGTGGTGGAGGCTCTAACTCCGGTTGAACACGATTATAAAATTAAAGTTATTCGTTTGATTCCTTTTGTTTGTTCGCACGTTCTGGGTAAAATAAAGTTGAACGATCATAACGCAGTGAAATGGGTGACTTTTGATGAGTTGGATGAACTTGATTTAGCGGAGGCCGATAGGGTTTTGATTCAAATGCCGGAGAATTGTGAACGATTAAAGAAATACACCGGGGAACAAATGAACCAGTCCCGATAATACACCTGCCCATCCGATTATCGATAAGATCATATACAAAACCGTGTGTCGTCGATGAGCGTAATATTTATTGGCCAGAAAAGCGCCAATGGGTATGGTTAGTATTACAGGTGTGGCGATTATAACTCCCCAAAATCCGTAATTCGATTTCATACGTGTGATAAAACGATTTCGGCGGGTGAATATTCGTCTGGGCTTTTTCTTCAGTCTGTTGATGCACCAGTTGCGATAGCTTCCTCGCATTGAATTCGGAATAGCTTTGCACAAACACGGCCATAACAACATTAATCCACGGTTTAAGGGTTTGCTGATGTAGTAAAAAAACAGAAATCCTCCGATTCCCCCGGTAAGCACTGCTAGTAGCGCGTACTTATAATCGAGGCCAATAATCATGGCATAAGGAAGAGTAACAATATACTTAACCGATGCCAGCAATACGATATGTATCATTTTTAGCAACACAATTACCCTTTCGTGTGCTGATAAAACGCACGAGGGAATGAAAAGGTTGCGGACCTGTATCGACCTTTATATATTCTTAACGATTATTAAACATGTTAGCCAACCACATTCGTTCAATTTTATACAAAGTCCGTCGAATGAGAAATTAAGATCGATTTTTTATAGATTAGATTTGATTCAATGATATGGCTATTAGGTTTGAAGAAATCTATATTGCAATTCCTGCCGGAGGCTATCATTTTTGTCTTGACACAAAAACGATACACGAGGAAGGCATTTCCGAGCTCAAGGCTACTTTTGATCTTTACCCTACGTTTTCATAAAACCTAAATTCGGACGGGTGATCTCCTCAATTCTTCGGAGCTTCCCGCTCTCACTAAAGTTTTATTTCAACTCCTGGCAAATACCAAAAGAGGCTGTTCCACTTATGCGAATTCAGAACAATTGGGAAAATGTTCGAAGCTTCGGCCTCGGCCGGTGAGCCGAAAAACAAGCGGTGACGGCGTTAAAAAATTACTGATGTTTGAGGAGCCCCGAAGTTTCGGGGGGGAGTTTCAGGAATTTTAGCTGGCATCGCGTAGCTTTTCCGAGCGAAGTGGGCGCAGCCTTGGGTTTTGTGTTTACTATTTGGGCTAAGCCAAATAGTAAAATCTGCTCGATAGAGCGAAAACTATTTCTTATCGCTGATAACTTTGATTTATCCAGCTTCTGTAAAATCACAGCCCTAGTCAAATTGGGAATTTTCAGGATTTTTGTATAGTTACATAGCTGGTATTAGCCAACCACATTAATTGGTTCCCCATCAATAAATGCCTTTAAATTATTAACAGCAATCTGCATTAATCGTTGGCGGGCTTCAAGAGTTGCCCAGGCAATGTGTGGCGTTATAAAGCAGTTCTTTGCTTTGGGCAACGGATTTTCGGATAGCGCAGGTTCCACCGACAATACATCAAGGCCGGCACCCGCAATCTGGTCGTTGTTTAGCGCATCGGCTAAATCCTGTTCGTTTATCAGTGGTCCGCGGCCGGTGTTTATCAAAAAAGCCGTTGGTTTCATTCTGCTAATGGTAGTTTTATTTATGAAACCTTGATTCTCGCTGGTAAGCGGGCAGTTGATACTGATAAAATCGCTGGTCGCCAGTAAAGTTTCAAGATCAACTTGTCGGGCATCGAGATCGGTCGTTTTTTTGCTGCGATTGTTGAAAATCACTTTCATACCAAAAGCCAGTGCTATGCACGCAACGGCTTGTCCGATCTGCCCGAAACCTATAATGCCCAGTGTTTTCCCGGCCAGCTCGGTTTGTGCCGACAGCCAGTAGGCAAAGTCTTTGCTTGTTGCCCATTCTCCATTGCTAACCGATTTGGCGTGCAAACCCACCTTGTTGGAAAAATGCAGGATATGGGCAAATACCAACTGCGCTACCGATTGCGTGCTATACGCCGGAATATTACAAACTGTAATTCCTGCATCGCTGGCTGCAGCTGTATCAACAACATTATAACCTGTTGCCAGCACTCCAATGAATTTTAGCAGGGGTAGCTGTTCTATAATTTCGCGGTTAAGAATGACTTTGTTGGTGTAAACGATTTCGGCATCTGCAGCCCGCTCAATGGTTTGCTCCGGTGTTGTGCGGTCGTAAACGGTTAACTCTCCCAACGCTTCTAATTCATTCCAGTTTAAGTCTCCGGGATTTAGTGCGTAGCCATCCAAAACAACGATCTTCATATTGCTGATTTATTAATTTGTTGTCAAAAATAAACAAAATGAACAACTCGCTTATTTCGCGAATCGAAATGAAAATTCTATATTTAATGTGTTATACAAAAATGTAAGATAAGGACGAGTTAAATTGAGGATTTTGCCCGGAACAGTTGCTTTGCTGTGCTTTTTGCAATAACCTCAAAAGCTAATAACCCTATGGAAATAAATAACCAAGGCAGTGAATCTGCTACAAAAAAATTAAGAATTTTACTGGCTGAAGACGATAAAATTAATCAGAAGTTGTTTTCGTACATGTTAAACGAAATTGCCGACGAACTGCTTATCGCCTCAACGGGTGTAGAAGCCATAAATTTGCATAAAGAGAATTCTGGGATCGATTTAATTTTAATGGATTTAAAAATGCCAGAGATGGATGGTTACGAAGCCGTAAAAAATATCAGGGAATCCGATCAAGCGGTAAAAATTTTTGCTTTATCGGCTTTTTCTCCCGAAACACAAAGCGAGGCAGTAAACGGAAACGATTTTAACGATTATGTGAGTAAACCCATTCGAAAAGCCGATCTGTTAAAAATTATCGAAAAACATTTTTAGCGATAAAGTAAATAGCATGGTGGCAACTCATGGCTTTCTTGCTAAAACCAGTCTGATATTAATAAAATCAATTTATAATTAAGTAATGAGAAAACTAACACTGCTGTTTGTTGGGTGTATTATGCTCTTTTGCGCTGCGTGCGACAGGGAGATTGAAGAAGGAGTGCGGAAAAGTGATTTGTCGAAAGATGTTCAGTTAGTTACTGATTTCGGAACGATTATTCTGCGCTTGTCGGACGAAACGCCCATTCATCGTAATAATTTTATAAAATTGGTGAACGAGGGAGCTTACGACAATGTGTCGTTTCATCGGGTTATCGAGAACTTTCTTATTCAAACCGGAGATATGACCACAAAACCTTCGGGGTTAGGCAGTAAAAGAGACAGTGCGGAATGGTATTATTTGATCGATGCCGAATTCAGGTCTGATTTGTTGCATAAAAGAGGAGCTGTAAACGCTGCCCGAATGGGAGATGACCAGAATCCGGAGCGCGCTTCAGACGGAACGCAGTTTACCATTATTCAGGGGCGCGTTTACAACGACAGCACACTGGCACTGGCTGAAAAAAGAATTAACGGCTGGTTGGCATACAATAAGGTGATACACCAACCGGAATACAAAACAGAGCATAAAAAACTTAAGGAGCTGTTTGATAAGATGGATGCGTTTTATGAACAGGATAATCCTGCCGACAGTTTGATGATTCAGGCAGTTGAAGCCGACATAAAAACCTTAAAAACCAAATTTGATTCGTTAGCCGAAATTGAGTTGGCAACAATGGAACCTTATCGTTTCCCGGAAGAGCACCGCGAGATTTATAAAACAGAGGGTGGGGCTGCTCACCTTGATCAGAACTACACGGTATTTGGCGAAGTGCTTAAAGGAATGGATGTGGTCGACAGTATTGCACGTGTTAAGACGGACAGTGCAGACAAACCCATTGATGATGTGCGCATATTATCGGCAACAATGATAGAGCGAAGATAGGATTCTAAACGAGTAATCAGAATTCTTTAATTATTCCGATCGTAAATCCCAAATCGCTGTCTTCGTCGGTAATGATTGGCCTGTTTAGAACAATATCGAGTGTTGTTTTCAAAGGAACAAATTCGGCAGAAAGGTCAAGAACTTCGCCTAAAACAAAAGCATCCCAGTCTTTTTCCACCACTTTAACGGCAATGGTTTTCAGGTTGCCCGAGAAGATCCATTTGTCGAGGTGTTTGGTGTAGTTGTACTGGGCGTTTATAAAACCGCCGTCCTGGTAGCGGTTGCCACGTTGTATCGACATCCATGGCGAAACTTCAGCAGTAAAAGTATGAACCGAACTTGAGGGCTTCCGGAGAAAATTCCAGTTCCAGGTAATTACCAGCTGAATCCACGAAAGGTTATCAACCGTTTCGCTGTACTGGTAGCTAACAAAAATTACCCGCGACTTCTTTGGTATCATTCGCGCTTCCTGTCGCGCAAAAACAAGGCTGTCGGCTTTTTCCGATTCGTGCGTGTGATTTACGCCGCCAATTAAATAAATGGGAGTCAGGTTTTTTAAATCGTGGGCGTAGTAAAAATAAAGACTCCAGGGGCCACCAACCGAAAACTCTGTACTAAACTCGCCCGTTGGTTTTTCTTCGGTAAATAAATTGGTGGGATCGAGCCATTGCGAACGCAGCGAAACAGTGGTTTGGGCCTGGCAATTCAATACAAAAAGAAATAGAAGTGCGGCAATGCCAATGCGGTAAGTACAGGTTGTAGTTGTCATGGTTAAGTTGATTTGAATAAAGACTTAAAATTAGCCGGCTTTCTGATTTAATTGAATACTTTCTGAATAAATAGACGCTTAATTCCGGGAAATACCTATTGATTTTAACATAAGATGTTTACATTTAGAGCACCAAAAACGTTAAACCTTTGCCGTTGCAGGCAGAAATAATGAAGCTCTTCTAATTGCGACAATGCAATTACCCGGTAAAATAGCACAACTAAAAGCACAAAAATGAAAAACAATCGAATCAGAAACGTATTAAAAGGCCTCAGTTTTACATCGGCGATGTTCATTTTTCAGGCGTGTTACGGAACGCCTCAGGATTTTGGATACGATAGACTCGTTGAGGGGCAGGTTACTTCAGAAACAACCGGATTGCCAATAAAAGGAATAAAAGTATCGGTTACCGGGAATATGAATTACGACACCACTGACGATGAAGGACGATTTTCGATATACTCGGATCAGCTTGAAAATATAGTGGTTGGATTTGCAGATGTTGATGGCGGGGAAAACGGATGGTACGAGGGGCAGTACAAAAAGGTTGAGGATGCAAGCGAATCGGTGTACCTGGAAATAGCGATGAAGGACAAACTATGATTTCGCTTAAGGAATATGCTTTCAGGCAATTTAAGAAGATGGAGACCCGTGCGCACGAACTAAATTATTTGTTTTGGGAGTGTACCACCCGATGCAATTTAAATTGCATTCACTGCGGAAGCGATTGTGCAAAAGACAGTGCTTTTAAGGATATGCCGCTCGATGATTTTCTGACGGCAATTGACACCATTGAAGATAAAGCCCCAAATTTTACCGTTGTATTTACCGGAGGAGAACCCCTGTTGCGAAACGATTTGGAACAGTGCGGAAAAGAATTGAGAAGACGAGGATTTCGGTGGTCGATGGTTTCAAACGGGCACCTGTACAACCAGGAAAGGCATTATTCGTTGCTAAATGCCGGAATGGGCGCATTAACGATTAGTCTCGACGGATTGGAAGCCTCGCATAACTGGATGAGAAATAGCAGCACCAGTTTTCAGAAAGTGCTAAATGCTATTGAGCTGGCAACTTCGGCCACGCGTTTAAACTTTGATGTGGTTACCTGTGTAAATCAGAAAAATAGTAACGAGCTGAGGCAGATTAAAGATTTGCTGGTTTCGAAAAACGTTAAAGCCTGGCGCTTATTTACGATTATTCCGATTGGCCGGGCGGCAAACAATCCCGATTTGCAATTAAGCGATAAGCAGTTTGTTGAGCTGATGGATTTTATAGCCGAACAGCGAGCGGCAAAAGACATTGATGTGAAATTTAGCTGCGAGGGATATGTGGGCAAATACGAATTGCTGGTACGCGATAGTTCTTTTTTTTGCCGGGCAGGAATAAATATTGGCTCGGTTTTAATCGACGGCTCCATTTCGGCATGCCCAAATATCGAAAGAAGCTTTTCGCAGGGAAATATTTACACCGACAATTTTTACGAAGTGTGGCAGAACAAATTTCAACCTTTTCGAAATCGGAGCTGGACAAAAACCGGGGAATGTAAATCATGCAGCGAGTATAACGATTGCCAGGGAAATGGATTTCATAACTGGCACGGCGACAAACAGAATGTATTGGTTTGTCATCATCATAAAATAAAGAATGGAAGTGCTTAGTCGTCGGTAACTTGCCTCGATGTCTCGGGACGATCTGGTTATCTTCATAATCTGATCTTGTTAATAAAGGCCACTCAATCTGGTTCATAAATCGCTAATAATTGCCAGTGTTCTCATCTTTCATTGGTGTCTTCGCTTTGTAACAGAATAATCCCCAGTGCGTATAAAATACAGCCTACTGCGACTTGCAGTGATCATTTTTTTCGACGATATTTTAAAAGTTTAAACATTAAATCAATAGCCATGAATCCAACAAGTAACATTAAAACGAGTGAACGAAGAATCAATATCCCTATACCGGGGAAAATTAAACCGATGGCTCATGCTAATCACTCACAGGCTTTGATCGATAATATAAGTGAGGAGCTGAATCGTAAATTGAAAATAAGCTATAAAGCTTACAAAGAGGATGGTACCCGGATCGAAAAAGGAGATGAATTTAATTTGGATATTATAATCTTCGTGGATGACAAGCACTACAAAAATTTAGCCTTCGAGAATATAAAGGTAACCTTTGCTTCCGATAATAAATTTGCTACCCTGCTAAATCCAACACGGACAAAATTCATTCGGTGTATCGAAAAAGAATTTAGCAGAATTACCGGATCACATTCAGCAAAAATACAAGCCCGGCTTTTAGCCACAGGAGCAATTTATCCGGAAGATGTTAGCGACATAGTAGAGAATATGGGAATGTTGGTGGTTGAAGCTGATCCGGTCATTCAGTCACTATTTCATATTCACCGGGTAATCAGTGATATTCCTGTTGATATACAACCGGGGCATTAATTGAAAATTCCGCTTACCTCTTTTAAAAAATAAGGAAGCGCTATCGCGAGATTGCTTCAGTCGTTCCTCCCTCGCAATGACGATGCGTTGTAGTAAAATAGGGCAGCGGACAATGAACTAATTTATTCCGGCACGATTCACTATTGTCCGCTGCCTTGTCGCAATAATAAATATGTCTTTGCGATACCGATGAGTGAAACGAATCGGGAGAAGCAATCTTTGTAACCTATTGAACCATAACAATATTTTTCGTAACTTCTCGGAACCAAAAACAACACTTTTGTTTCAAACGTTTTTTACATATGCCCATTCAGTGTGTTTTTACTTGCCTTTGGTAACTGAAAACTGTAGAATTGTTGTGCAAAAATGTATGCTGCCGCAGTTAGAGGGCCGCATATTTACACAAAAATGTATTCTTCCGCATACAGAATGTTCGACAAAGGTCTCACTACTTTTATGATTTTAGCCACCAGTCTGGTGATGTTGATGACTCCCGGATTGGCTTTCTTTTACGGCGGTTTTGGCTGTAAAAAAAATATCCT harbors:
- a CDS encoding TIGR04133 family radical SAM/SPASM protein is translated as MISLKEYAFRQFKKMETRAHELNYLFWECTTRCNLNCIHCGSDCAKDSAFKDMPLDDFLTAIDTIEDKAPNFTVVFTGGEPLLRNDLEQCGKELRRRGFRWSMVSNGHLYNQERHYSLLNAGMGALTISLDGLEASHNWMRNSSTSFQKVLNAIELATSATRLNFDVVTCVNQKNSNELRQIKDLLVSKNVKAWRLFTIIPIGRAANNPDLQLSDKQFVELMDFIAEQRAAKDIDVKFSCEGYVGKYELLVRDSSFFCRAGINIGSVLIDGSISACPNIERSFSQGNIYTDNFYEVWQNKFQPFRNRSWTKTGECKSCSEYNDCQGNGFHNWHGDKQNVLVCHHHKIKNGSA